Part of the Zingiber officinale cultivar Zhangliang chromosome 8A, Zo_v1.1, whole genome shotgun sequence genome, ATCTGATCAAATGTTCAAAGAACATTGGCACACTGTCTGTCAAATTTCCAGTTTGACAGTATTAAATCCAGAAAGACAGCATTGCCTGCATAAGAACACAATGTCAAGATCTAAAAGAACAGGAAGTTGCATTAATATATAGCAGCGACAGTTCTTGAACATACCTCTTGAAGGCAGGTCAGTGCGCAATAATCATCTTCTCGATGACACTCAGAATTTGCGTCTGCTTTGGTAACCTGGGTTTTTATATCATCAAGCTGCTCAGTGAGTCTCCCTAGCACATGCATCAGTTCTCTTCCTTTATCAACATTCCCATGCCTCATTTCCGTCATGTCCTTTTCGAGTTTCTGCATCTGCTTTTTGAGCTGCTCGACATCAGTTTGAGACGTAGAAGATCCATCCCCAGAGTTCCCAAACGATTTCTTTTCACGCTGATCCTCGTGGAGATTGTTAGCTAAACGAAACTCCTGTAAACGAGCCTCGTGGAGATGGCTACAATTTTGATTCTCCTGAACATGATCCCAGTTCCCGAAATGGACCAGTTTCACAGGATCGATCGCAGGTCTCCTCCTGTTCGCATCGACTGTTTCTGGTCTATTAAGCTCGGCGTTCATCGATCTGGTCGCATCGGACTCTCGAATCGAAGACTGCTCGTCGATCAGCAAGCCACAAAACTGATCTCTGATGTGAAGTTCAGACGAGAGCTCCTCGAGTTGAGTCGCAGGCAAAGAGATGTTCCTGGCCAAGCTCCCCTTCCTCAAAAGGGTACGTGCGCCGCCGCCCATGAACCACTGCTGATGCTCCGTCCTCATTCTATCGATATTATTAATCCAACCTGCACCGCCCACCATGTGTCTGTAGTCCTGCACGAGGAATCTGAGGGCCGCAATCTCCATCTCTTTCTGCAGTATGACCTCTCTCAGTATCAACAGAGACTCGTCGGCGTGCCGCAGCTTCTCCTCTGCGATCCTCCTGTACTGGCAGGCCTCCATCTTCGCCGCTGCCTTCTCTTCCTGAAGGCGCACGATCATCGACAGCGCTTCCTCTGCGCCGGACGCTGCGGCCTGTCGCTCCTCCTCTAGCTCCGCAAAGAGTTTCCACAGAGCTGCTGATTGAGTCCGCAGAGCCTCTCTCAGATCAACAACCTCTGCTTCTGCCATCACCGGAAATCTAAAATTCATGCCAACCACAACATTACACACCTAAATCAGATTTAATGTCAAAGAATATACATAATTATCGTCATGAAACAGGCACAAAAGGAAGAAATGTAACCTTGGAAGATGATGACGACGATGATTCTGGACCAACTCTCAATCTCTTTTCATCTAATAAATGTTagggaataaaaaaaaatatattaattctaAGGAATTAGTAACGCGTACAGTTCGTCGTCggtggaatttatttatttattccatGTGTTTATTGATCATAATATTTAAACGACGGTTACAAGGTCGTCGGTGGTTTGATTCCGTGCGATGCACCGGCCGCCCCATGCGGCTATTCCTGatgataaatattaattaattaattaattaattaattaattacttgtttatatatatacacaGATATAATCTTGCTGTGTAAGGAAAGAAAGTttccttttattttgtttatgaaAAACTTGgaaactaattaaatttatttacatCAATAAGAGGAAGGAATCAATTTCGTTCATTTATGTTTTCTATTTTATTCTAGTCAAATaagcaaaaataaatgaaaattgaAACTTACTGATTCGGTGCATAAAAGTGGGGTTCGATGATGTCAGATAATCAGAAGTCAAGAGCACGTGACAGTCATAAGTCAAGGGGGCGTGATAGTTAGAAGTCGAGGGGGTGTGACAGTCAGGGACAATAAGAAGTCAAGAGAATATGACAATCAGCAGATAGGAGGGGAAAGAAGGTGTTAGACCGTATGACATCATCAATTGCATAATTCTCAGTCGGGTACCGATAAATCAGGGTCGTCCCAAATCTGAGGCACAATATGTAGCCTGAGTAGTGTCTGACTTGCCCCGACTGATAGGGTTTCCTCAGCCCTGGCTGTATAGCAAGGCCTAGTACTTTCAGTGAGACAACTCCTGATCGGCCTTTTGGTGATCCAAGCATGAAAGGTGGGACTCTCGCCACAGCTCGTTTCCCTCATCTAGACTCGAGTCAGGTGTTACACCCGAATGGTCATCCCGAGCTGCCCGTAGTCAAACCCGGGGGGGACAGAAAGTACTAGGCAACAACGATGTCAGGGAATCGTAATCTCTTGTCAGGGAATAACTATCAtacgtcagggaatattccaatggtctgttATCATCTGCGAATGAAACCTTCTTTCAACCAATGAGAGGGTaccacgtgtcctccatcacccgacattctctgacatcggtcaGACTCCAGAGGTAcacattgtcatataaaaagggaggtcattTCCCTTAGCTAAGTACATGAGCAGATTCGCGCTCGTCTTTTATAGTTCTTTTTATCTTCGTACATTGttcttctagggaaaaagtacttgacttgagcgtcggaggacctgcgCCGGagactttttccttggtttctCGTCTCTAACATTCCATGTGTTTGTCTTAGTGTGCACATAGCCTAAGTACCACCGGTCTCATCACCATTGTCCTTGATCTCCACGTGGAGGTCCGTCTTTCTGGTGCACATACGTCGGGTGTGTCCAAGTCGCCTATCCGTCAACACTAACACCATCTCAGCCGACCTTCGTCTGACTTAGATTCCAGACAtaatcaatttggcgtcgtctgtgggaatttccttcacctgttctggagcgtgaagatggaggataccAGAAGGATCAACGTCACCATGACAGCAAGAGAGTACGAACTATTCAAGGAGGTCAAGAGGCAAACGTCTTCCGAAAAACACACCGTTGCTTTACATCCACACAAGATGTCGGCAGCTTCAAACGACCAGACCCACGTTTCTGACAGGGGGTCTAAGAGGAAACAGTCCGAGGATTTCCCTTAAGCCTTCTATCACGAGCCTTGCCTGGACtattataataagaaagagcaactGCAAGCCTCCATGGCCGAGAGTTCCCCGCCTAGAGATTCAAAGAAGGGGAAAGTCATAGTCCTCCGGGAGGAGCCGAGGGAGGTGCCTGAGGAGTAAGTGCCCTTCTCTCTAAGAGTACTCGAGGAAAAGCTACCAAAGTAAGCCCCCAGCtattggagaatatgatggtaGCAAGGACCCGGAGGATCATCTCCGAAAATTTCAGAACGCTGCGTTGCTGCATCAATACAGCGACGCCATCAAGTGTCGAGTGTTCTTAAATACTCTGTTCGGCTTGGCGCAAAAAATGATTCGATGGATTGCCAAACGAGTTCATCATCTGCTTTAAAGACTTCAAGACCATTTTCCTGCGTCATTTCGCCAGTAGCAGAAAGTATCAGAAGACAGACCACTGTCTCTTTGTCCGCAAGTAAGGGTTTACGGAACCCTTGAGAAGCTATatcaaacgcttcaaccaggtagcccaGGGTGTCCCGTCCGCTATTTCAGAGATATTGATGAGCGTCTTCTCCCATGATCTGGTGGAGGGGGAGTTCTTTCAGGCCCTCATTTGGGAGCCAGtaaagaattttgatgagatgtcaAGGAAGATAGCCAGctacatcaatgtagaagaagtCCAAGTGGCTCAGTGAAAAGCAGACAAGGCACCTGCTCCTACCAACAAATCAGAGAAAAGGCCGCCCTAACCTCCAGCTCGATCCTTTCCTCACACCAAGGATGCCCAACCAGGATTTATGCCCGGTCAGGATTCCAAGGTGGCGCAATGGGTAAGAGCTGTCCAAGCCCCCAAACCCGATCAGTAGGGGCCCAGTTATTGCACCTACTACAGGTCTCACACTCATTCGATTGGAGAGTACGTCCAGTTTGCCCGAGATTCTCGGAGGGCGGCTGAACTGGGCATACCCCACCTAAAATTACGCCCCAGCTTCAGAAGCTGCTAGCCAACTCGCCTGCTGCCATAGGGCAATCAGGTAAACCCTCGCCCGATAATGCAGGTCAGGGAACTCAGCAGCCAGGTCGGGGCAAGGAGTCGATGGAATCCCCTGAGGAGGAGAACAGGAGAAATATTGTCATCTGGGAGATCGACATGATCTCTGGAGAGCCCACGGATAGAGATTCCGCTAGGGCTCGAAAATCTCATAAATGCCGCTTGGAGATACATGCGGTAGGATGCAGTCTAGAACAAGCTCCAAGGCCCGTAATCACCTTCTGGCCACAAGACTTGGAGGGATTGGAACTCTCTCATGATGATGTCCTCATAATTAAGGCTGTCATCACCAACAACCACATGACCAGAGTTTTCATGGACACCGGAAGCTCTGTCAACGTGCTGTTCAAGAATGTCTTCGAAGACATATAGATCGACGCTAGCAAGCTCCAACTAGTGGCTACTTCCCTATATGGGTTCACTGGCAATGAGGTGAGACTAATGGGCTAAATTAAGCTAGCCATATCTTTGGTTAGCGAACAATTGGTGAGGATCCGGAGGAGTACTTTCATCGTAGTGGACTCTCTATCCTTTTACAACGTTATCCTGGGAAGACCCGCACTACACGAGTTTCGAGcgaccgtctccaccttctatAAGAACATGAAATTTCCTGTGagtgtccccagggcgtagcacagatggggagtgcatggttctgtggctgaaaggtccaggggtcgatccccggggtgtcactgcctggggttaacgtctccgccatgcactttccacctgtgtacctgcatttacctccctccatatccgtgggacctgctctaggggggccgctgatgtggcggttccacatgaAATTTCCTGTGAGTGACCAAGTCAGGGAAGTCAAGGGCGAGCAATTGGTCTCCCATAGATGTTACGTCGACATGGTGAAAGTGGGGGCAGTGTTGGTTAAAGAGCAAGATGATATACAACGGCCAGTGTACTTCTTTAGCCATCTATTGAAAGGGGTCGAGTCTCGATACACGACCCTAGAAAAGTTAGTTTACGGATTGATTCTCATGGCTTGTCGATTAAGACCGTACTTCCTGGCACACCCAATTACTGTCCTtaccaatagcaccatggggaAGACCCTTACCAACATGGAGATAGCATGCCGCTTCATTAAATGGACAACCGAGTTGGGAGAATATAATATATAGTATCAGCCCTGAACAGTCATCAAAGCGCAAGCCCTGGCCGACTTCCTAACAGAAATCCATCAAGATAAGGCTTAGGaaacatggaaaatatatgttgaTGGGTCGTTCACTCATCAAGGTATCAGAGTAGGGATACTCCTTATATCCCCTCAAGAAGATATCATGCAACTAGCTGTCCGGTTAAacttcagagctaccaacaatgaagcggagtatgaggcactATTGGCAGGATTACATGCAGCCCGACATGTAGGGACAACTCAGGTATCATTTATTCAAATTCTCAGCTGGTGGCTCAGCAAGTGGCCGGTAACTTTGAAGTCAACAATGAGAAGTTGCAGCTATACAGAGAAGCATGTAAGAAAATGAAGGAGGGATTCAAGAAAGTTACAGTGACCAAGATTCCCTGAGCCGATAACCAAagagcagatgaattagccagaATGGCCAGCTCTTTGACTACTTGGATGTTGGATAAGTCGATAACTTAGAGCTTCTTGATAGCTCAGATTGACTTGCAAAACAATTTGGAGGAACCAATCAACTGAAGAGTGTCAATAATTATTTATCTTCAACAAGGAATCTTACTTGTCGATGCCAAAGAGGCTAGATCAATCAGGAAGAGATCTTATGCTTATGCATTGATCGGTGATCAATTATACAAGCGGATATTCTCTCGACCACTGCTCAAATGCCTAGGTTTGGACGAAGCGGAGTATGTCTGTAAGAAGTTCACCAGGGATGTTGCAGCAGCCATGTTGGAGGAAGGATGCTAGCCTAGAAAGTAATCCTGGCCgagtatttttggcctactttgcAAAGAGATGCTTAACGATTGGTGGGCGCTTGCCTCTCTTGCCAAAAGCATCAAAACCTAACCCATCAGCCGATCGAGATTTTGAAAACCTCAATA contains:
- the LOC122011594 gene encoding myosin-binding protein 2-like isoform X1, encoding MNFRFPVMAEAEVVDLREALRTQSAALWKLFAELEEERQAAASGAEEALSMIVRLQEEKAAAKMEACQYRRIAEEKLRHADESLLILREVILQKEMEIAALRFLVQDYRHMVGGAGWINNIDRMRTEHQQWFMGGGARTLLRKGSLARNISLPATQLEELSSELHIRDQFCGLLIDEQSSIRESDATRSMNAELNRPETVDANRRRPAIDPVKLVHFGNWDHVQENQNCSHLHEARLQEFRLANNLHEDQREKKSFGNSGDGSSTSQTDVEQLKKQMQKLEKDMTEMRHGNVDKGRELMHVLGRLTEQLDDIKTQVTKADANSECHREDDYCALTCLQEAMLSFWI
- the LOC122011594 gene encoding myosin-binding protein 2-like isoform X2 — its product is MAEAEVVDLREALRTQSAALWKLFAELEEERQAAASGAEEALSMIVRLQEEKAAAKMEACQYRRIAEEKLRHADESLLILREVILQKEMEIAALRFLVQDYRHMVGGAGWINNIDRMRTEHQQWFMGGGARTLLRKGSLARNISLPATQLEELSSELHIRDQFCGLLIDEQSSIRESDATRSMNAELNRPETVDANRRRPAIDPVKLVHFGNWDHVQENQNCSHLHEARLQEFRLANNLHEDQREKKSFGNSGDGSSTSQTDVEQLKKQMQKLEKDMTEMRHGNVDKGRELMHVLGRLTEQLDDIKTQVTKADANSECHREDDYCALTCLQEAMLSFWI